In Stanieria sp. NIES-3757, the DNA window TAGCCGACTTTTATAGTAACCCGATTGCTTACTCAGAATATTCAATTAAAAGCAATTATCCTAATTTCAATCATACTTTTCGCGATCACTTTTGCAACTTGTAAAGGATTTTGATCGTAAAGTTTGAAATTAAGATTGAATTTGTCGACAAGCTAATTGAGCGCGAGCGCGAATTACAGGTTCTGGTTCGGTGCTGATTAATTCCTGAAATTGAGCCGTAATTTTTTCGAGCAATTGAGGTTGAGTTTCCCTTACTGCTTCAGCTAAAGCATGTAAACCAACTACCGCAGCATAACGGACTACCCATTCTCCATCTTGACTAACTAACAGCAAAGTTGACAACACTTCTTGTTGCACAGGTAATCTTTGCTCTGGAGCTAATTTTGACCAGCGAATAATGCCTAAACCTCTGGCAGCAGCTCGACGAACACTTTGAGAAAAATCTCCAACTGCTGCTTTTAACAAAATATCTAGAGTTAAAGGATCGCCGATCCCAGCAAAAACTCTTGTAGCCCAAGCTCTTGCTCCATAATTATAATCATCGAGATTATTAATTAGGTAAGGTACTACAGGTTCCCCTAGGGCAATTAAACCTTCAACCGCAGCTACGGCTGCCCCTGGGTTGTTATAGCCCAAGACTTCAACTAAAGTAGGGATAGCTTCTGGCGATCGCACTTGGGTGAGGTTTTCTACTGCGGTTAACAAACTATCTGCTGAGTCAGCTTGATTAACGGCTGCAATTAGTTGTTGAACTTGGTTAATGGTTGATGGTTGATGGTTCATTGATTATGGCGGAGATGCTCGAAACTAAATTTGATTAAATTCAAATTATAAAAGTGAGTCCATGAGTTTCATGATTTTGACACTGTCTGGAGATAAATCAGCACAATTGCTTTGTAAATCAGTTTCTAATAAACCTTTCAAAGAGATCAACTTCATGCTGTTTTCTGCCAAAGTTTCTGCGATCGCTTCGGCTGCGGGTAAGTAACCAATTGCCCCTAAATCCATCAACGCGGAGCGTCGTAGCTGTAGATCATCTCCTGTTAAGGCTTGGATTAATCTTTCTCCATAAACCGATTTAGCAGTCAACTGATACATTGCTCTAGCTGCTGCATATTGAACTTTGGCAACATCATGCTGAGTAAATGGCTCAATTAAATCAATTGCTTCCGTTGCACCTAAACTTCCCAAAGCTTCGATGATTGCTTCATAGGGTTGAACTAAGTGCGGTTTACCTGGTACTAACTGGGCTGCTGCTACACCACCATCTAATAATTTCATTAAGGCAGCAATACAACTTTGATCTGCCAATTTTTCTAAAGCTTGAGCAGCAGCTTCTCTGACATAAAAATCTGGAAATTCTAAACAACGAATTAAAGGAGGTATTGCTCGTTTATCTCCTAATTTCCCTAACGCTCTAGCTGCATTGCGTCGCAAAGGATAACCACCATCAGGAGCGCGATCGCTCTCGTCTTCCAA includes these proteins:
- a CDS encoding HEAT domain containing protein; the encoded protein is MNHQPSTINQVQQLIAAVNQADSADSLLTAVENLTQVRSPEAIPTLVEVLGYNNPGAAVAAVEGLIALGEPVVPYLINNLDDYNYGARAWATRVFAGIGDPLTLDILLKAAVGDFSQSVRRAAARGLGIIRWSKLAPEQRLPVQQEVLSTLLLVSQDGEWVVRYAAVVGLHALAEAVRETQPQLLEKITAQFQELISTEPEPVIRARAQLACRQIQS
- a CDS encoding PBS lyase HEAT domain protein repeat-containing protein gives rise to the protein MSDLNSELVTDNAAESNAALTIEQAIANLLQKQDLGLRYYAAWWLGRFRVKTPEAIDALLVALEDESDRAPDGGYPLRRNAARALGKLGDKRAIPPLIRCLEFPDFYVREAAAQALEKLADQSCIAALMKLLDGGVAAAQLVPGKPHLVQPYEAIIEALGSLGATEAIDLIEPFTQHDVAKVQYAAARAMYQLTAKSVYGERLIQALTGDDLQLRRSALMDLGAIGYLPAAEAIAETLAENSMKLISLKGLLETDLQSNCADLSPDSVKIMKLMDSLL